The following are encoded in a window of Sminthopsis crassicaudata isolate SCR6 chromosome 3, ASM4859323v1, whole genome shotgun sequence genomic DNA:
- the LOC141564670 gene encoding platelet glycoprotein VI-like isoform X2 produces MGRNNLPKPSLWAVPGSVIPWGKSVIVRCQGVEGAHRFLLEKDGSTELRDMLEVPGPWKEAEFFIPDIAAETAGRYRCRYQRQSHWSELSDPLELVVTGLYPKPSISAKPDSTVAVGQGVTLHCESHLGSDRYVLYKTTGANAPHALLSTDYHANFPFPSVTDSNGGTYLCYSFDSDFPFLWSTPSDTLVLKISGSSQDSHLEHATPNYDYVDKHHNFLSLRLILVGVTLAVLGALVNEVWRNRGSAQLPNKKPLA; encoded by the exons ATGGGAAGAA ACAATCTCCCTAAACCTTCCCTGTGGGCTGTGCCTGGCTCTGTGATCCCATGGGGAAAGTCCGTCATTGTCCGCTGCCAGGGTGTGGAGGGGGCCCACAGGTTCCTTCTGGAGAAGGATGGGAGCACAGAGCTAAGAGACATGCTAGAAGTACCTGGGCCCTGGAAGGAGGCTGAGTTTTTCATCCCAGACATAGCAGCCGAGACAGCAGGCCGTTACCGATGTCGATACCAGAGACAAAGCCACTGGTCAGAACTCAGCGACCCTTTGGAACTGGTGGTGACAG GACTGTACCCCAAACCCTCCATCTCAGCCAAGCCAGACTCCACCGTGGCTGTGGGACAGGGTGTAACCTTGCATTGCGAGTCACACCTCGGGTCTGACAGATACGTGCTCTATAAGACAACGGGGGCCAACGCGCCCCATGCTCTACTCTCCACTGATTACCACGCCAACTTCCCATTCCCTTCTGTCACCGACTCCAATGGCGGCACATACCTCTGCTACAGTTTTGATAGTGACTTCCCCTTCCTCTGGTCAACACCCAGCGACACCCTGGTGCTCAAAATCTCAG GAAGCTCTCAGGACAGTCACTTAGAACATGCAACTCCAAACTATG ATTATGTGGACAAGCATCATAATTTCCTTAGCCTCCGGCTAATACTGGTTGGAGTAACTTTGGCCGTCCTGGGAGCTTTAGTGAATGAAGTCTGGCGTAACAGGGGGTCAGCCCAACTTCCAAATAAGAAACCCCTTGCCTGA
- the LOC141564670 gene encoding platelet glycoprotein VI-like isoform X1 — protein sequence MPGSLAALLCLGMYLSQSIMAQKDNLPKPSLWAVPGSVIPWGKSVIVRCQGVEGAHRFLLEKDGSTELRDMLEVPGPWKEAEFFIPDIAAETAGRYRCRYQRQSHWSELSDPLELVVTGLYPKPSISAKPDSTVAVGQGVTLHCESHLGSDRYVLYKTTGANAPHALLSTDYHANFPFPSVTDSNGGTYLCYSFDSDFPFLWSTPSDTLVLKISGSSQDSHLEHATPNYDYVDKHHNFLSLRLILVGVTLAVLGALVNEVWRNRGSAQLPNKKPLA from the exons ATGCCTGGGTCCTTGGCAGCCCTACTCTGTCTTG GGATGTATTTGAGCCAGAGCATCATGGCACAGAAAG ACAATCTCCCTAAACCTTCCCTGTGGGCTGTGCCTGGCTCTGTGATCCCATGGGGAAAGTCCGTCATTGTCCGCTGCCAGGGTGTGGAGGGGGCCCACAGGTTCCTTCTGGAGAAGGATGGGAGCACAGAGCTAAGAGACATGCTAGAAGTACCTGGGCCCTGGAAGGAGGCTGAGTTTTTCATCCCAGACATAGCAGCCGAGACAGCAGGCCGTTACCGATGTCGATACCAGAGACAAAGCCACTGGTCAGAACTCAGCGACCCTTTGGAACTGGTGGTGACAG GACTGTACCCCAAACCCTCCATCTCAGCCAAGCCAGACTCCACCGTGGCTGTGGGACAGGGTGTAACCTTGCATTGCGAGTCACACCTCGGGTCTGACAGATACGTGCTCTATAAGACAACGGGGGCCAACGCGCCCCATGCTCTACTCTCCACTGATTACCACGCCAACTTCCCATTCCCTTCTGTCACCGACTCCAATGGCGGCACATACCTCTGCTACAGTTTTGATAGTGACTTCCCCTTCCTCTGGTCAACACCCAGCGACACCCTGGTGCTCAAAATCTCAG GAAGCTCTCAGGACAGTCACTTAGAACATGCAACTCCAAACTATG ATTATGTGGACAAGCATCATAATTTCCTTAGCCTCCGGCTAATACTGGTTGGAGTAACTTTGGCCGTCCTGGGAGCTTTAGTGAATGAAGTCTGGCGTAACAGGGGGTCAGCCCAACTTCCAAATAAGAAACCCCTTGCCTGA